A single region of the Buteo buteo chromosome 16, bButBut1.hap1.1, whole genome shotgun sequence genome encodes:
- the IRF7 gene encoding interferon regulatory factor 7 isoform X2 produces MAALQSEGEAQKLRFGPWLVSAISSGIYQGLRWTDPARSKFRVPWKHNARKDVTSGDLEVFKAWAQASGRYEGCPEDPAKWKTNFRCALRSTRMFRLVDDRSTSGDDPHKVFAIAPAALWRGEEGDFGSPDPAVDQQPLHQQPQLELNPQDVAPEIAPPGSTDPAQPPTLDDLEALQWVLKLCDISPRDLDHPTPSWGTAGDAPHQDTLLQPHPDPNQNNCLPLPPLQQWVPAAEQPPLGAYSPTDPMLLEEPGAMPLPCHPPDITVPGLSPGEAMLFAPATSPVPLPPPPQDNTDGIIPILDISIYYRGKLFHQEEVGGSQCLLAYHSSDPAVVLRPGRLVHFPSPTELADSKQRRFTEELLGNAGLQLEQRACKLFATRLKKCKVFWALSQQLEGVGDPPRNLLCRDQETPIFDFNEFCTELRDFRNGQRQRSPDFTIYLCFGQSFSKARPKESKLILVKLVPKFCEYWYEQVLREGASSLDSGTVSLQLSDSFSLFELIEQCNMQID; encoded by the exons ATGGCAGCGCTGCAGAGCGAGGG GGAGGCCCAGAAGCTGCGGTTCGGGCCCTGGCTGGTGAGCGCCATCAGCAGCGGGATCTACCAGGGGCTGCGCTGGACAGACCCGGCCCGCAGCAAGTTCCGCGTCCCCTGGAAGCACAACGCCAGGAAGGACGTCACCAGCGGCGACCTGGAGGTCTTCAag GCCTGGGCGCAGGCGAGTGGGCGGTATGAGGGGTGCCCCGAGGACCCGGCCAAGTGGAAGACCAACTTCCGCTGCGCCCTGAGGAGCACCCGCATGTTCAGGTTGGTGGACGACCGCTCCACGAGTGGTGACGACCCGCACAAGGTCTTTGCCATCGCCCCAG CCGCCCTCTGGCGTGGTGAGGAGGGAGATTTCGGCAGCCCTGACCCTGCGGTGGACCAGCAGCCGCTGCACCAGCAGCCACAG CTGGAGCTAAACCCCCAAGACGTGGCCCCAGAAATCGCTCCCCCAG GCAGCACTGACCCTGCACAGCCCCCGACGCTGGATGACCTGGAGGCCCTGCAGTGGGTGCTGAAGCTGTGCGACATCTCCCCCCGTGACCTTGACCACCCAACCCCATCGTGGGGGACTGCAG GGGATGCTCCTCACCAGGACACGCTGCTTCAGCCTCACCCAGACCCCAACCAAAACAACTGCCTCCCCCTGCCGCCATTACAGCAATGGGTGCCTGCAGCGGAGCAGCCCCCCTTGGGTGCCTACAGCCCCACAGACCCCatgctgctggaggagccag GGGCCATGCCACTGCCGTGCCACCCACCAGACATCACAGTTCCTGGGCTGTCCCCAGGGGAGGCGATGCTCTTCGCCCCCGCCACCAGCCCTGTGCCGCTGCCACCGCCACCGCAGGATAACACAG ATGGCATCATCCCCATCCTGGACATCAGCATCTACTACCGGGGGAAGCTTTTCCaccaggaggaggtggggggcagCCAGTGCCTGCTGGCGTACCATTCGTCTGACCCAGCGGTGGTCCTGCGCCCCGGGCGCCTGGTGcacttccccagccccacagagctgGCTGACAGTAAGCAGCGGCGTTTCACCGAGGAGCTGCTGGGCAAcgcagggctgcagctggagcaacGTGCCTGCAAGCTCTTTGCCACCCGCCTGAAGAAGTGCAAGGTCTTCTGGGCGCTGTCTCAGCAGCTTGAGGGTGTCGGGGACCCCCCACGCAACCTGCTCTGCCGGGACCAGGAAACCCCCATCTTTGACTTCAATGAGTTTTGCACAG AGCTGAGGGACTTCCGCAACGGCCAAAGGCAGCGGTCCCCTGACTTCACCATCTACCTCTGCTTCGGGCAGTCGTTCTCCAAGGCCAGGCCCAAGGAGTCCAAGCTCATCCTGGTCAAG CTGGTGCCCAAGTTCTGCGAGTACTGGTATGAGCAGGTGCTGCGGGAGGGAGCCTCCTCTCTCGACAGCGGCACCGTCAGCTTGCAGCTCTCCGACTCCTTCAGCCTCTTCGAGCTCATTGAGCAGTGCAACATGCAGATAGACTGA
- the IRF7 gene encoding interferon regulatory factor 7 isoform X1 → MAALQSEGEAQKLRFGPWLVSAISSGIYQGLRWTDPARSKFRVPWKHNARKDVTSGDLEVFKAWAQASGRYEGCPEDPAKWKTNFRCALRSTRMFRLVDDRSTSGDDPHKVFAIAPAALWRGEEGDFGSPDPAVDQQPLHQQPQLELNPQDVAPEIAPPGSTDPAQPPTLDDLEALQWVLKLCDISPRDLDHPTPSWGTAGDAPHQDTLLQPHPDPNQNNCLPLPPLQQWVPAAEQPPLGAYSPTDPMLLEEPGAMPLPCHPPDITVPGLSPGEAMLFAPATSPVPLPPPPQDNTDGIIPILDISIYYRGKLFHQEEVGGSQCLLAYHSSDPAVVLRPGRLVHFPSPTELADSKQRRFTEELLGNAGLQLEQRACKLFATRLKKCKVFWALSQQLEGVGDPPRNLLCRDQETPIFDFNEFCTELRDFRNGQRQRSPDFTIYLCFGQSFSKARPKESKLILVKVQGPTPTTAAQGGGDSWGPGEMGLWVPEEGDPRGLGEMRVPWCLGVGTLRVWGRWGSE, encoded by the exons ATGGCAGCGCTGCAGAGCGAGGG GGAGGCCCAGAAGCTGCGGTTCGGGCCCTGGCTGGTGAGCGCCATCAGCAGCGGGATCTACCAGGGGCTGCGCTGGACAGACCCGGCCCGCAGCAAGTTCCGCGTCCCCTGGAAGCACAACGCCAGGAAGGACGTCACCAGCGGCGACCTGGAGGTCTTCAag GCCTGGGCGCAGGCGAGTGGGCGGTATGAGGGGTGCCCCGAGGACCCGGCCAAGTGGAAGACCAACTTCCGCTGCGCCCTGAGGAGCACCCGCATGTTCAGGTTGGTGGACGACCGCTCCACGAGTGGTGACGACCCGCACAAGGTCTTTGCCATCGCCCCAG CCGCCCTCTGGCGTGGTGAGGAGGGAGATTTCGGCAGCCCTGACCCTGCGGTGGACCAGCAGCCGCTGCACCAGCAGCCACAG CTGGAGCTAAACCCCCAAGACGTGGCCCCAGAAATCGCTCCCCCAG GCAGCACTGACCCTGCACAGCCCCCGACGCTGGATGACCTGGAGGCCCTGCAGTGGGTGCTGAAGCTGTGCGACATCTCCCCCCGTGACCTTGACCACCCAACCCCATCGTGGGGGACTGCAG GGGATGCTCCTCACCAGGACACGCTGCTTCAGCCTCACCCAGACCCCAACCAAAACAACTGCCTCCCCCTGCCGCCATTACAGCAATGGGTGCCTGCAGCGGAGCAGCCCCCCTTGGGTGCCTACAGCCCCACAGACCCCatgctgctggaggagccag GGGCCATGCCACTGCCGTGCCACCCACCAGACATCACAGTTCCTGGGCTGTCCCCAGGGGAGGCGATGCTCTTCGCCCCCGCCACCAGCCCTGTGCCGCTGCCACCGCCACCGCAGGATAACACAG ATGGCATCATCCCCATCCTGGACATCAGCATCTACTACCGGGGGAAGCTTTTCCaccaggaggaggtggggggcagCCAGTGCCTGCTGGCGTACCATTCGTCTGACCCAGCGGTGGTCCTGCGCCCCGGGCGCCTGGTGcacttccccagccccacagagctgGCTGACAGTAAGCAGCGGCGTTTCACCGAGGAGCTGCTGGGCAAcgcagggctgcagctggagcaacGTGCCTGCAAGCTCTTTGCCACCCGCCTGAAGAAGTGCAAGGTCTTCTGGGCGCTGTCTCAGCAGCTTGAGGGTGTCGGGGACCCCCCACGCAACCTGCTCTGCCGGGACCAGGAAACCCCCATCTTTGACTTCAATGAGTTTTGCACAG AGCTGAGGGACTTCCGCAACGGCCAAAGGCAGCGGTCCCCTGACTTCACCATCTACCTCTGCTTCGGGCAGTCGTTCTCCAAGGCCAGGCCCAAGGAGTCCAAGCTCATCCTGGTCAAGGTACAGGGGCCAACACCCACCActgctgcccagggagggggAGACTCCTGGGGGCCAGGGGAGATGGGGCTCTGGGTGCCTGAGGAGGGGGaccctcgggggctgggggagatgAGGGTTCCTTGGTGTCTGGGGGTGGGGACTCTCAGGGtctgggggagatgggggtctgAGTAG